One part of the archaeon BMS3Bbin15 genome encodes these proteins:
- a CDS encoding CGGC domain protein, protein MKEKRVFTQSGVALGNCGGCPGRRLMAKAATQVKNVEVDAIHFFSCMSKLKPSCPNIDVEEMKNIIEEKFGIPVVVGTHNY, encoded by the coding sequence GTGAAAGAAAAAAGAGTTTTTACACAGTCTGGCGTGGCTCTAGGGAATTGTGGTGGCTGCCCCGGAAGGAGACTGATGGCAAAGGCTGCAACTCAGGTGAAAAATGTAGAGGTAGATGCAATACATTTCTTCTCATGTATGTCAAAGCTCAAGCCATCCTGCCCGAATATTGATGTGGAAGAAATGAAGAATATAATTGAAGAGAAGTTCGGGATACCTGTTGTGGTGGGCACTCATAACTATTGA